From a region of the Dehalococcoidales bacterium genome:
- a CDS encoding cofactor-independent phosphoglycerate mutase, with translation MKYVVLILDGAAGLPIPAKKNRTCLEISSTPNLDQLARHGQLGMAATVPQGMEPSSAVACMSVIGYDPREYYKGRAAIEATSLDIAISEDEVVFRCNLVNTEGGIMQSYCAGHISTDEANELIKALNEAIGSRRISFYPGVGYRHILKLKEYNETLQAITTPPHDISNLPISDYLPRGEGSKLLLKLIEDSKLVLKNHPINTRRLAENQITADSIWLTWGSGKPPKLPSFKQAYGKTAAITSGVDLLRGLGKMVSMDILDIPGVTDGQDNNCIAQTEGAIEALNYHDLVVIHYEAPDEAGHAGSIEQKVAAIEQADREMIGRLANFLENRGRLLIMPDHPTPIELLTHTSDPVPYLMWGKGIAVGEGCRFTENEARRSGIVCDPGWQLMQRFTKG, from the coding sequence ATGAAATACGTAGTATTAATACTGGATGGAGCTGCCGGTTTGCCCATACCAGCAAAGAAAAACAGAACCTGCCTTGAAATTTCTTCGACCCCTAACCTTGACCAATTGGCCAGACACGGCCAGCTTGGTATGGCTGCCACAGTTCCACAGGGCATGGAGCCTTCAAGCGCTGTAGCCTGTATGTCGGTGATAGGTTATGATCCACGAGAGTATTACAAGGGACGTGCTGCTATTGAAGCCACCAGTCTGGACATCGCTATCAGCGAAGATGAAGTTGTATTCAGATGCAACCTGGTGAACACCGAAGGCGGTATAATGCAGAGCTACTGCGCGGGTCATATATCGACCGACGAAGCAAATGAGCTTATTAAAGCTCTCAACGAAGCTATTGGCAGCCGGAGAATATCTTTCTACCCAGGAGTAGGGTACCGGCACATCCTGAAGTTGAAAGAATACAACGAAACGCTTCAGGCAATCACCACACCCCCTCATGATATTTCTAACCTTCCCATATCTGACTATTTACCCAGAGGAGAAGGCAGCAAACTTTTACTCAAGCTGATCGAGGATTCAAAACTGGTATTAAAAAATCATCCGATTAATACCAGGCGCCTTGCCGAAAATCAAATTACCGCAGACAGCATTTGGTTGACCTGGGGCTCAGGAAAACCTCCCAAGCTTCCATCCTTCAAACAAGCTTATGGAAAAACTGCTGCGATAACCTCGGGGGTAGATCTGTTGCGCGGCCTTGGCAAGATGGTATCGATGGATATTCTTGATATTCCCGGAGTAACCGATGGCCAGGACAACAATTGCATAGCCCAAACTGAAGGTGCAATTGAAGCTTTAAACTATCACGATCTGGTAGTAATCCATTACGAAGCACCGGACGAAGCCGGCCATGCTGGTTCAATTGAGCAAAAAGTTGCAGCCATTGAACAAGCAGATCGGGAAATGATAGGGAGGCTGGCCAACTTTCTGGAGAACCGTGGACGACTGTTGATAATGCCTGACCACCCCACTCCAATAGAGTTATTAACTCATACTTCTGATCCAGTTCCATATCTGATGTGGGGTAAAGGAATAGCTGTCGGTGAAGGATGCAGATTTACCGAAAACGAGGCCAGACGCAGCGGTATAGTATGCGATCCCGGCTGGCAACTGATGCAAAGGTTCACCAAAGGATAG
- a CDS encoding ComF family protein: MITHLGTINRMVLDFLFPPKCTSCGREGKYICDGCLNLVVHVKPPVCPICILPVTGNRKCDCRFWQSLDRLNSPYVFQGTIRKAVIQFKFHNLRAIAPFLATLLYRYLASRTIPFDVLVPVPLHKKRLRERGYNQSLILARELGRLTGAPCEPALTRNRHTPSQVDSNNASQRRNNVNGAFICEHNTVEGKKILLIDDVATTGATLDSCAHSLKKAGASTVQALTLAREI; the protein is encoded by the coding sequence ATGATAACCCATCTGGGAACGATTAACCGGATGGTGCTTGACTTTCTATTTCCGCCAAAATGCACCAGCTGCGGGCGAGAAGGGAAGTATATCTGCGATGGGTGTTTGAACCTGGTGGTTCATGTCAAGCCTCCGGTATGCCCTATTTGCATATTACCTGTTACAGGAAACCGGAAGTGCGATTGTCGTTTCTGGCAATCCCTTGATAGGCTCAATTCTCCCTATGTATTCCAGGGCACGATAAGAAAAGCTGTTATCCAGTTCAAATTCCATAATCTGAGAGCTATAGCACCCTTCCTTGCCACATTACTATATCGTTATCTTGCCAGCAGGACAATTCCTTTCGATGTGCTGGTTCCCGTTCCTCTTCATAAGAAACGCCTACGGGAACGAGGTTACAACCAGTCTTTAATTCTGGCAAGAGAGCTCGGCAGGTTAACCGGAGCACCGTGTGAGCCCGCCCTCACAAGAAATCGCCATACCCCATCACAGGTTGACTCAAATAATGCCAGCCAGAGACGCAATAATGTTAATGGGGCTTTTATCTGTGAACACAACACGGTTGAAGGGAAAAAGATACTTCTGATCGATGATGTAGCCACCACTGGCGCTACCCTGGACTCTTGCGCTCATAGTCTAAAAAAAGCTGGTGCTTCAACGGTTCAGGCATTAACTCTGGCAAGGGAAATATAA
- the raiA gene encoding ribosome-associated translation inhibitor RaiA, with protein sequence MEVKIVSKNIELTEKTRAYIEKKLSKLKRRLDDIKEIKVEVSEEKTKAQKDRYIIRIVLDCHSTLLYTEERGESIQSAMDKALPITERQFERWKGKLEDRGKNALPTGVAMAPVSDSEHVAPTERKPIVKVKRFAIKPMPVDEAADQMELLRHDFFLFTNSENNKVNLLYRRKDGNYGLITPETE encoded by the coding sequence ATGGAAGTAAAAATCGTCAGCAAAAACATTGAACTAACAGAGAAAACCAGGGCTTATATTGAAAAGAAGCTGAGCAAGCTTAAACGAAGGCTGGATGATATCAAGGAAATAAAGGTTGAAGTATCAGAAGAAAAAACCAAAGCCCAGAAAGACCGATACATTATCCGGATTGTCCTTGATTGCCATTCTACCCTTTTATACACCGAAGAAAGAGGTGAGTCCATCCAATCAGCAATGGATAAGGCGCTGCCCATTACGGAACGTCAGTTTGAACGATGGAAGGGCAAGCTGGAGGATCGTGGTAAAAACGCCCTTCCGACTGGAGTTGCCATGGCTCCGGTTTCCGATTCCGAACATGTAGCTCCGACTGAACGAAAACCCATCGTTAAAGTCAAGCGATTTGCGATAAAACCGATGCCTGTTGACGAAGCAGCTGACCAAATGGAACTATTAAGACATGACTTTTTCCTGTTCACCAATTCGGAAAATAACAAGGTAAATCTTCTCTATCGCCGAAAGGACGGGAATTACGGCCTCATTACACCAGAAACAGAATAA
- a CDS encoding methylated-DNA--[protein]-cysteine S-methyltransferase yields MHTSWGWVGILSSVYGIRRLTLPRDTRGLALSELGDLSNKKLDQDSFSNLEKKLQAYFSGEIVIFNEITDLAEYPLFTQSVWHNTRQIGYGQSASYRDIAIKVGSPKSFRAVGQALKRNPVPIIIPCHRIICNNGSIGGFNGGTTLKEDLLKLEKDALVKAKS; encoded by the coding sequence ATGCACACTTCCTGGGGGTGGGTTGGCATACTGTCTTCAGTTTATGGCATCCGAAGGCTGACTCTCCCCCGGGACACCCGTGGCTTGGCGCTAAGTGAACTCGGAGATTTGAGTAATAAGAAGCTTGACCAGGACAGTTTCAGCAATCTTGAGAAAAAACTTCAAGCTTACTTTAGTGGCGAGATTGTGATTTTTAATGAAATTACCGACCTTGCAGAATATCCTCTTTTTACACAATCTGTATGGCACAACACTCGCCAAATCGGTTATGGCCAATCAGCTTCTTACCGTGATATAGCTATTAAAGTGGGGAGTCCGAAGTCTTTTAGAGCAGTTGGACAGGCTCTCAAGCGCAACCCTGTACCTATAATCATTCCCTGTCATCGTATTATATGCAATAACGGGTCAATCGGGGGATTTAACGGAGGAACTACACTTAAAGAAGACTTGCTCAAACTAGAAAAGGACGCACTGGTTAAAGCCAAGAGCTAA
- the radC gene encoding DNA repair protein RadC produces the protein MESDKKRDKNNHRERLRQRFENGGLSSLADHEIVELLLTLGYPRKDCKPQAHEAIRRFKNLKGVLEAPKEELLKIEGMGERSTIALRLIRDVSQRLVRDKTINSGACYSNPDDVYDFLKVAIASRPKEIFKVLYLDNRNRLLEEKTLFEGTVNRSAVYPREVMEDALRQHSTAMIFAHNHPSGSLEPSPEDKNLTRTLVFAAIFMQLKILDHLIITQRGYYSFAEHGLIERWESEYIRLNIPGS, from the coding sequence ATGGAATCGGATAAAAAAAGAGACAAGAATAATCATCGAGAAAGGCTGCGGCAGCGGTTTGAAAATGGAGGACTTTCCAGTTTAGCGGACCACGAAATCGTGGAACTGTTGTTGACTCTTGGTTACCCCCGTAAGGATTGCAAGCCCCAGGCACATGAAGCAATAAGAAGGTTTAAAAACCTTAAAGGCGTTCTGGAAGCTCCAAAAGAAGAATTACTTAAGATTGAAGGGATGGGCGAAAGAAGTACGATTGCCTTGCGGTTGATACGCGATGTCAGCCAGCGCCTGGTTCGGGATAAGACTATTAACTCGGGAGCTTGTTATTCAAATCCGGATGATGTTTATGATTTTCTTAAGGTCGCCATCGCTTCCCGGCCTAAAGAAATATTCAAGGTTTTGTATCTGGATAATCGTAACAGGCTGTTAGAAGAAAAAACACTTTTCGAAGGAACTGTAAATCGTAGTGCAGTCTACCCTCGCGAGGTGATGGAAGACGCTCTGAGGCAGCATTCTACTGCTATGATATTTGCCCACAATCACCCGTCAGGTTCCCTTGAACCAAGCCCGGAAGATAAAAATCTTACCCGCACACTCGTTTTTGCAGCTATTTTTATGCAGTTAAAGATTTTGGATCATTTGATTATCACACAGAGAGGATATTACAGTTTTGCCGAGCATGGATTGATAGAACGGTGGGAGTCTGAGTATATCAGGTTAAATATTCCGGGCTCTTAA